ATAGCAGCCGGTGCATTTCATCTTTCCAAACCATCAGATTTAATACCTGAACTACAAGGAAGATTTCCAATCAGAGTAGAATTAAAAGCATTAACAAAAGAGGATTTTGTAAGAATTTTAACAGAGCCAAAAAATGCATTAATAAAACAATATAAAGCATTACTTGCCACAGAAGGAGTAGAGATTGAATTTACCGAAGATGCTATACAGGAGATTGCAACAATCGCAGAAGAGATAAATGAAAAAATGGAAAATATAGGAGCAAGAAGATTACATACAATCCTTGAAAAAATAATGGAAGATATATCTTTTGAAGCCCCTGATTTAAAAGGGCAAAAAATAATAATTGACAAAGAGCTTGTCAGAAATAAATTAGAAAATGTAATAGCAAATGAAGATTTAACTAAATATATATTATAAAAGGAGAAAATCATGGAAGAAAAAATGGAGATGCCTATTCCATTTGCAGAATTATTAAAAGATATATCACAGAAAGAGATGGCTACTGCTTATGTTTTGATAGAAGCAAATCCATCTGAAATACCGAATATTTTAAAGCAATTAGCTACTATACCTAATGTTAAATCTGCCGATGTTGTTACCGGTATTTATGATATTATCGTATTTTTAGAAGGTGAAGACCAAAACGAAATAGGTAAAGTTGTTATAAGAGATATAAACTCTATCCCCGGTGTTAAAAAAGCCACAACTTGTATGGTAGTAAAAATATGAAAGAAAAATTTACAATAATAGCAGGACCCTGTGTAATTGAAAGCTTAGATATATGTGAAGAGGTTGCTACTGTATTAAATCAGCTACAAAATAAATATCCGGATATTAGATTTGTATTTAAATCATCTTTTGATAAAGCAAATAGAAGTAGTATCTCCTCATTTAGAGGAAAAGGTTTAGAATATGGAGTTGAAGTTTTAAAGATAATCAAGGAAAAATATAAACTTCCTGTTTTGACGGATATTCATGAAAGTTATCAGGCAAAAGAAGTGGCGGATGTTGTAGATATTATACAGATACCGGCATTTTTATGCAGACAGACGGATTTATTACTTGCAGCAGCACAGACAGGAAGAGAAATAAATGTAAAAAAAGGTCAATTTTTAGCACCTTGGGATACAAAAAATATTATTGAAAAATTAAAATTCGGTGGTGCGACCAAATATTATCTTACAGAAAGAGGAGTATCTTTCGGATATAACAATCTTGTTGTTGATTTTAGAAGTTTGCCGATAATGAGGCAGTTTGCACCGGTAATATATGATGCAACCCATAGCGTTCAACTTCCGGGAGGACTTGGAAATGCATCCGGAGGACAAAGGGAGTTTATATATCCACTTGCAAAAGCGGCAATATCCGTTGGAGTAGATGGTTTATTTTTTGAAACTCATCCACAGCCGGAAAAAGCCCTTTCAGACGGACCAAACCAAATACCATTAAAAGATTTTCCTACCATAGTTGAAAATCTAATAAAACTCAGAAACTTTATTAACGAAAACAATATCTAAGAGGAAGATATTGAAAGTAGGCATTTATTTTTTAATTTTTATAACTGCTTTTATCTTTTCCTGCGGAGTAAAAGGAAATCCTTATCCACCATATTCTACAAAGCCAAAACCAATTGAAGATATAAAAGTGAAACAACAAGGAGATAAATTTGTTGTATATTTTAATTATCAAAAATTATACACAGATGACAATCCTATAAAGGAACCAATTTATTTTGAAATATATAAAAACAAAAATAAATTTAATACAGAAATCAAAGAATATGGCGGATATTATTACTTTTTTGATAAAGATAAAGAGGCTTGCTACTATATTATTGTAAAAACGAAAAGAAATAAAAGTAATCCTTCAAAAGAAGTTTGTATAAAGATAGATGAAAATATTCCGGAAAAACCGGAAATATCAAAAATTTATAACACAGAAGAAAGTGTAATTATTCAAATTAAAGGAAATGAAAAAGAGTTTAATATATATAAAGTATCAGATGAAGAAGATTATTCACCGGTTTATATAGCAAAAACAGATAAAAATATCTTTGAAGATAAAGATGTAGTATTAAATACAAAATATTGTTATTACATAACTTCAAACAAAGATAATATAGAAAGTGAAAAATCTCAAATAAAATGTATAATATTTAAAGATGAAATACCACCAAATCCACCAAAAAATGCAAGATTAATAATAAAAGATGGGGTTGGATTTATAATCTGGGATGAGTCTGACTCAAAAGATGTGATAGGATACAAAATTTATAAAAATGGAAAAGTTATGAACCAAATACCACTAAAAACATATTATTTTGAAGATAAAGATTATAAAGAAGGAGATATTTACACAATAACAGCAATAGATAAAGCAAATAATGAAAGTGAAGGAATTACAATAAAATGAAGATAGAAAAATTAGTTTATGGTGGCTTTGGAATAGGAAGAGAAGAGGGAAAAGTTTATTTTGTTCCTTATGTTTTGCCCGATGAAGAGGTTGTTGTTTCACCAATAAAAGAAAAAAAAGAGTATATAGAAGCAAAGCTAAAAGAAATAATAGAAGAAAATCCTGACAGAACAAAACCAGAATGTGAATATTTTGGATTATGCGGTGGTTGTGATTATTTACATATTAAATATCAAGCCCAGTTAAAATACAAAAAGGCTATACTTCAAGAGATATTTCAAAGAATAGCAAAAATTGATATAGAAATTGATAATATAATTCCTTCTGAAAACCAATATTTTTATAGAAATAAAACCCAGCTAAAAGTGGATACAAAATCTGGAAAAATAGGTTTTTATAAAAAAAATTTAAATGAAGTTGTAGAAATAGATAAATGTCTTCTTGTTTCAGAAGAGATAAATCCGGTTATAACAAATCTAAAAAAAGTAATTCCTTTGCTTCCGGTTTTACCAAAAGAGATACATATTTTTTCAAACCAAAAGGAGATTTTATTAAAATTTATTTATAAAAAAGAACCGAGAAAAATTATACTTACAAAAGATAGAGTTAAGAAATTTATATCACCTCTTGTTGTTGGATTTGGAGATTATGTTGAAAAAGATGGAAAAATAGAAAAATTAAGATTTGTAGGACAGGATTATTTAATTTTTGATATAGAAGGATTTAAATATAAAGCAAGCGTAGATTCATTTTTTCAGGTTAATAAATTTCAAATAAAAAATCTTATCAATCTTGTTTTAAAGCATATAGATTATGATAAAGTAGCAGATTTATATTGTGGTGTTGGTTTATTTACTATACCGGCTTCCAAAATATGCAAAGAAGCAATAGGTGTTGAAATAAGCTATCAGGCAATAAAAGATGCTAATTTTAATAAAAAGTTAAATAACTTAAAAAATGTAAAATTCTATCCATCATCTACCGAAAAAGCTTTGCAGATAATAAAATATTTTTCACCGGATATAGTTATAATTGACCCACCGAGAGCCGGTTTAACAAAAGAAGTGATAAATCAACTTGTTAATATAAGCAATTTAAAGAAAATTATTTATGTATCCTGCGACCCTGCAACCCTTGCAAGAGATGTTAAATTGTTTATTGAAAATGGATTTAAAATAAAAGAAACGAATCTGATAGATATGTTTCCAAATACTTATCATATAGAAAGTATAATAGTGATTGAAAGATGATAAAAAATTATAAGTATCTTTTTATCCCACATAGTTCAGATAAAACAAGTTGATTTATATACAGATTCAAAATATGTTGTAGACTTTCTATCCTATATAGTTCAGATAAAACTAAGGCAAAACATTAAAAAATCGTTGAGTCCTGTAATAGTTTCAACTCCTCGTAGGAACACTATAAACTTGTCATAAAAACCCTTGAAGCATTAAAAATACCTTGGTTTCCACTCCTCATAGGAACGCTACAACAAAGAGCGGAAGGCAAAATTAGAGGTTTAACATTAGCGTTTCCACTCCTCATAGGAACGCTACAACAGTTCGAAACTCCCCTAATAATGCCAACCGGAGAATGTTTCCACTCCTCATAGGAACGCTACAACCCCGTCAATTTTTTCATAAAAAATAATAACGAAAAATTTTAATTTTGTCAAGAGGTTTTCAATAAAAATTAGTTTAAATCTGAATAACCGCAAATTAATATTTTTTGCATCAAACCTCTAATAATGCAAATATATTTTCTGTTATATTTTTACTAATCCTTGATACAAGCCAATTCAAACAAAAATATATTTTCTGTTAAAAATGCAAAATTTTTCAAAAAATAAAACAGCGTTTGATTAATAGGTTTATCTTTCCTCTTAAAAACAAGAAAGAAAACCTATTCTCTTATTCTATTGCCAAGTAGCAAAAATGTAAAAATATTATATCATAAAAATGTATTCAGTTTAAGAGTTTTTATTGCAAATAAAGATTATAGTAAAATATAAATCATAAAGAAGATAAAATAGCTAAAAAGGAAGCAGAAAAGTACAGATGAAAAAAGAGAAAACCATTTATGTTTGCAATGAATGTGGTGCAACATTTCCAACATGGACAGGTAAATGCCCTTCCTGTGGTGCTTTTGGTAGTATGGTAGAAGAAAAGTTAGATAAAAAACAAAAAATCACATATCCAAAAGAAGATATAAATATCTTACCTATTACAAAAGCAAAACAGGAAAGCAGTTTTACAAGATTTAAAACAGGATTTAAAACCTTAGATGAAGCTCTTGGTGGTGGTTTTGTATTGGGTCAGGTTGTTCTTGTTTCCGGAGAACCGGGAATAGGAAAATCCACATTATTGCTTCAAATATCTTCAAATCTTGCAAATCATAAAAAAGTGCTTTATATCACAGCAGAAGAATCAGCCCATCAGGTGTATTTAAGGGCAGAAAGAATAAATGCTTTAAAAGATAATCTTTATATAGTTGCAAATACAAATTTAGAAACTATTTTAGAAGCCATAGATAAATTAAATCCGGAGTTTATCGTTCTTGATTCTGTTCAAACAGTTTATTCTTCTGAGCTTGAATCCGGAGCAGGCTCTGTTTCACAAGTAAGATATATAAGCTCAAAAATAACCCAAATAGCAAAAGAAAAAGGCATAACATCAATAATAGTCGGTCAGGTAACAAAAGAAGGAAGTATAGCAGGCCCAAAGGTGCTTGAACATATTGTTGATACAGTAGCCCAATTTGAAGGTGAAAGAGGTCATGCTTACAGGGTTTTAAAAATAATAAAAAATAGGTTTGGAGCTTCCGGTGAGCTTACCGTTTTTAATATGAAAGAAACGGGCATGGAAGAAGTTTTAGATTTATCTTCCTTCTTTTTATCAGAAAGACCTGAAAACAAAGCCGGTAGCATTATATTTCCGTATACAGAAGGTTCTAAACCTATTTTAGTTGAGGTGCAGGCTCTTGTTTCCAAAACCGTTTATGCAGTTCCCCAAAGAAAAACCCAGGGAATAGATATTAATATGCTTGCTATAATTACTGCTATTTTAGAAAAAGAAGCTAATCTATTTTTAAAAGATAGGGATATTTTTGTGAATGTGGTAGGAGGTATTCAGATAGATGAACCGGCTGTGATGCTTCCGGTTGCACTTGCTATTGTTTCTTCTTTTAAGAATATTCCTATTAAATCTTATATTACAGCTTTTGGAGAAGTTGGATTAACCGGAGAAGTAAGGTCTGTCCATTATTCAGAAATCAGAATAAAAGAATCAAAAAAATTTGGATTTAATAAAATAATCAGTTCTAATAAAATAAAAGATGAAAATGTAATAGGTATAAGCCATATAAATGAAGCAATTAAAATTATAACTGAATAGAAATTAATCGATAAAATTAGAAAGCTGTTGAAAAATTTTACTATTTTTTGTGTTTCTAAATTAACATAAAAAAAGAAAAGGAAGCCTTTTGGCTTCCTTCATATATATTATACGTAAGACAACTGATAAATAGGTAATAATGAATCTCTTACGAGCATATCAACCATTTCATCATCAAGTAAATGGAAGTTGAGATATTTATAAACTTTATCTTCTTTTCCTATTATTTTACTTTTTACAATATTCATATATTCTTCTACTGTTGGTAATCTACCGAGTATTGCACAAACTGCTGCAAGTTCTGCACTTCCAAGATATACTTTTGCATCTTTACCCATTCTATTATCAAAATTTCTTGTGCTTGTAGAGAATACAGTAGCTCCATCTCTTACTCTTGCTTGATTACCCATACATAAGCTACATCCTGGAACTTCTGTTCTTGCTCCGGCAGCACCATATATAGAATAATATCCTTCTTCCATTAACATTCTTTGGTCCATTTTTGTTGGAGGAACTACCCAAAGTCTTGTTGGAACCTGTCCTTCTCCTCTTAATATTTCACCTAATGCTCTATAATGGCCTATATTTGTTTGACAGCTACCTACAAATACTTCATCTATATTCTTAGGTCTTCTTTCATCTGCAAGAACTTCCGAAAGGGTAGCAACATCATCAGGGTCATTAGGGCATGCAACGATTGGCTCTTTTATTTCATTTAAATCTATCT
The genomic region above belongs to Venenivibrio stagnispumantis and contains:
- a CDS encoding Lrp/AsnC family transcriptional regulator, translated to MEEKMEMPIPFAELLKDISQKEMATAYVLIEANPSEIPNILKQLATIPNVKSADVVTGIYDIIVFLEGEDQNEIGKVVIRDINSIPGVKKATTCMVVKI
- the kdsA gene encoding 3-deoxy-8-phosphooctulonate synthase, with product MKEKFTIIAGPCVIESLDICEEVATVLNQLQNKYPDIRFVFKSSFDKANRSSISSFRGKGLEYGVEVLKIIKEKYKLPVLTDIHESYQAKEVADVVDIIQIPAFLCRQTDLLLAAAQTGREINVKKGQFLAPWDTKNIIEKLKFGGATKYYLTERGVSFGYNNLVVDFRSLPIMRQFAPVIYDATHSVQLPGGLGNASGGQREFIYPLAKAAISVGVDGLFFETHPQPEKALSDGPNQIPLKDFPTIVENLIKLRNFINENNI
- a CDS encoding fibronectin type III domain-containing protein: MKVGIYFLIFITAFIFSCGVKGNPYPPYSTKPKPIEDIKVKQQGDKFVVYFNYQKLYTDDNPIKEPIYFEIYKNKNKFNTEIKEYGGYYYFFDKDKEACYYIIVKTKRNKSNPSKEVCIKIDENIPEKPEISKIYNTEESVIIQIKGNEKEFNIYKVSDEEDYSPVYIAKTDKNIFEDKDVVLNTKYCYYITSNKDNIESEKSQIKCIIFKDEIPPNPPKNARLIIKDGVGFIIWDESDSKDVIGYKIYKNGKVMNQIPLKTYYFEDKDYKEGDIYTITAIDKANNESEGITIK
- a CDS encoding class I SAM-dependent RNA methyltransferase, producing the protein MKIEKLVYGGFGIGREEGKVYFVPYVLPDEEVVVSPIKEKKEYIEAKLKEIIEENPDRTKPECEYFGLCGGCDYLHIKYQAQLKYKKAILQEIFQRIAKIDIEIDNIIPSENQYFYRNKTQLKVDTKSGKIGFYKKNLNEVVEIDKCLLVSEEINPVITNLKKVIPLLPVLPKEIHIFSNQKEILLKFIYKKEPRKIILTKDRVKKFISPLVVGFGDYVEKDGKIEKLRFVGQDYLIFDIEGFKYKASVDSFFQVNKFQIKNLINLVLKHIDYDKVADLYCGVGLFTIPASKICKEAIGVEISYQAIKDANFNKKLNNLKNVKFYPSSTEKALQIIKYFSPDIVIIDPPRAGLTKEVINQLVNISNLKKIIYVSCDPATLARDVKLFIENGFKIKETNLIDMFPNTYHIESIIVIER
- the radA gene encoding DNA repair protein RadA is translated as MKKEKTIYVCNECGATFPTWTGKCPSCGAFGSMVEEKLDKKQKITYPKEDINILPITKAKQESSFTRFKTGFKTLDEALGGGFVLGQVVLVSGEPGIGKSTLLLQISSNLANHKKVLYITAEESAHQVYLRAERINALKDNLYIVANTNLETILEAIDKLNPEFIVLDSVQTVYSSELESGAGSVSQVRYISSKITQIAKEKGITSIIVGQVTKEGSIAGPKVLEHIVDTVAQFEGERGHAYRVLKIIKNRFGASGELTVFNMKETGMEEVLDLSSFFLSERPENKAGSIIFPYTEGSKPILVEVQALVSKTVYAVPQRKTQGIDINMLAIITAILEKEANLFLKDRDIFVNVVGGIQIDEPAVMLPVALAIVSSFKNIPIKSYITAFGEVGLTGEVRSVHYSEIRIKESKKFGFNKIISSNKIKDENVIGISHINEAIKIITE